The DNA segment taaaaaccacaccgaaaaaacccatttgggacaaaaactgatctaagggaaaaagagtgtaaCGCGTGCTTTTAAACCCGAGGTCTTTGTGTTGAAGAATTTGTCGAAGTCTTCAATCGAACACCTTCAATAAGTTAGTATCCAATAcaaatgaaaaaggagaaaacCATACCTTAACAATAATATCGTTTGAtgagtgatatgttccaattatttggcaATTATTCATCGTTCATCATGCCAAGTTTGTAAGACCCTTTTCCAATGATGTCGAGGACCTAATACGGTCCCTCCCAATTTAGACCGAGCTTTCCCTTATTTGGATCTCGAGTGTTGATGGTGACTTTTCTCAGAACTAAGTCCCCTATTTTGAAGTGTCAAAAATTGGCACTCCGATTGTAATATCTTTCGATTTGCTGTTTCTGGGCGGCCATTCGAACGAGGGTggcttctcatttttcatctagCAATTCGAGGCTTGTGCTCATAGCCTTGTAATTTAATTCTTCCATTGTGTATCGAAACCTGACGCTTGGTTCCTCAATTTCGACCGAAATTAGAGTTTCGAcaccatatactaaggagaacgaTGTTGTCCCTGTACTAGATTTTGTCATTGTCCGATATACCCAAATGACTTCGGGCAAACTTTCTCTAAATTTCCCCTTAGCatcgttcaaccttttctttaggttCTGAATGGTGGGcttgtttgttgattcggcaTGTTcgttcccactaggatgataGGGCATCGACAAGATActttttattttgtgatcttTGAGGAACTTTGTTATTTTACTGCCGACGAATTATttcccattatcacatacgatctcggcgggtatcccaaatcggcatatgatgtgatcccaaatgaagtctatgacttctttttctctgactttctcgaagGCCTTTGCTTCAACTCATTTAGAAAAttgtcagtcataaataaaataaatttagctttacttgGGGCAGATGGCAGAGGGCcgatgatatccattccccatttcatgaacgaccatgAGGATAGGACTGAATGAAGTTGCTCACTGGGCTGGTGGATCATCGGTGCATGTCTTTGGCATTTGTTGCATTTTCAAACGATCTCCTTAGTATTTTTTTCCATATTGacccaatagtaccctgctcggaTGACCTTGTGAACCAGTGATTTAGCACCGGAATGGTTCCCGCAAATACCCTCATGAATTTCTCGTGCGACGTAGTGGGTGTCTCCCGAACCTAGACATACTGCCAACGGCCCATCGAACATCCTCATatacaatgttccatcttcagCCAATGTGAATCGTGCAACTTTCATTCGTAGAGTCCTTGAATCCTTAGTGTCTGATGGACGCTTCCCGTTCTTTAGGTACTCGATgtatttgttcctccaatcccaagttaggcttATGGGGTTTACTTTAGCGTGGCCTTCTTCGACTACTGACTTCGAAAGTTGTATGATAGTCCCCGAGCTAATTTCATCGTCTTCGACTGACGGCCCCAAATTTGCAAGGGTATCAGCCTCATTGTTCTACTCTCGAGGTATACGCTATagagtccattctttgaaccGGTGTAGGGTTACCTAtagtttgtccaagtacctctgcattcgatcCTCTCGAACCTCGAAGGTCTTATTGTCTTGGTTAACCACAAGTAGAGAATcacacttggcctcgatgacctctaCTCCTAGGCTTTTATcaagctcgagacctgcaatcatgaccacatacttggcctcattgttagtcaacttaggggttttgatagattgtctaattgtATTGCCTGTGGACGGCTTCAAAACGATACCCAGATTGGACCCCTTCACATTTGAAGCACCGTCTATGAAAAGGGTCTATACCCCGAAGACTTACCCGCTTTTATAAAAGGTTACCTTTAGACCTCAAGTACAAGGGCTGGCatgaagtcggccacgaagtctgctaaaatttgagacttgatggttgttcggggttgatactcgatatcgtacccactaATTTCGATGACCCATTTGGCCAGTCGGCCCGAGAGTTCGGGCTTGTGCAAAATGTTGCAAAGGGGGTAAGTGGTTACGACACAAATTGGGTGATAttgaaaatacaattttaatttcctagaggcacTTATTAGAGAAAACGCTAATTTCTCTAAGTGTGGGTACCGAGTCTCGACTTTACCTAAAGTTTGGTTAACGTAGTAAACGGAAAATTGTGTACCTTTatcttctcgaactaggacaccacttaccgcaACTTTCGAGACTGCTAAATATAAGTAGAGCTGCTCGTCCGCTTTTGGAGTATGAAGAAATGGTGGGCTCGAAAGATACCGTTTTAATTCTTCCAATGCctgttggcattccggggtccaagTGAAATTGTTCTTATTTTTGAGAAGCGAGAAGAACCTGTGACTTTGATCCGAAGACCTAAGATGAACCGGCCTAAAGAGGCTATCAGTCGTGTTAATCTTTGTACAACCTTAATGTTATCTACAACTGTGATGTCTTCGATTGCTTTGATTTTATcgaggttgatctcgattcctcaATTTGACACCATAAAGCCGATGAACTTTCTTGAAccgaccccaaatgcacattcTCGGGGTTGAGTTTCATGATGTATTTTCTCAATATGTCGTTCCTACAAatgtgtcaaatggtcctctacgtgcagggacttaactagcatgtcatcattataaacctccattgatttacttatttgttcttcaaacatttGGTTTACTAGGTGTTGATAAGTAGCATTTtttagcccaaatgacattacaTTATAGCAGTAAGTATCGTACTTAgtgataaatgaagtcttttcctaATCCTCCAGGTTCATTTGTATTTTGTTGTACCTGGAGTAGGCATTGAGAAAgctgaggatctcgtggccggcgtggcatcgatcatgcgatcaatATTCGGTAGAGGAAAAGAGTCcttagggcatgctttgtttaagtcTTTGTGATCTACGCAAATTCTAATTTTATTCCCCTTCTTGGGGACTACAACTATGTTtgccaaccattcgggatattttattTCCCGggtggatcctattttgagaagtttggttacctcatccttgatgaatgcatgctttacctcggaccGTGGACTTCTCTTTGCTTTACCGGTCTGAACTTTGGGTCCAAACTCAATCGATGAGTGGTAATCTCCAGTGGGATCGCTGTCATGTCAAGGTAGGACCAAGAAAAgcaatccatatttttaataaggaatttaatgagatttttcctgagttcgggagttaaccccgtgcccaagTATACCTTTCAATCGGGTAGATGCTTGATCAGTATGActtgttccagctcttcgactgtTAACTTCATGGAATCGGAATCATCGGGGATTATAAAGGTTCGGGGTATCACATAATCATCATCCTCGAGAGTTTCCTTCCGTTCCGATCTGGTCGAGGCCGGtgactgtggttgctatttgactgCCTGCTTTTCCTTCGATTCTGGTCCCTTTGTTGATGTTAGAGTCGATATTAGTATCACCTCATTAATTGCATACATCTCTTTGGCTACTGGTTGTTCGCCGTACACCGTTTTGATTCCTTCCGGtgttgggaatttcaagacttgatgaaGCTTTGAAGGAAACACCCTCATATtatggatccaaggtctcccAAGCGATGTGTTGTATCTCATATCACCTTCGATTACATGGAACTTTGTTTCCTGGATAGTTACAGCCACATTTACTAGCAACATGATTTCCCTTTTagtggtttcacttgccatgttgaaactGTTGAGCACTCGAGCTGCATGCATGATTTGATCTTGAAGGCCGAGCTGCTCTATGACCCTCGATCAAATAATGTTTGACGAGGTACCTGGATCAACCAACACATGttcaacttgaattttattcataatgATAGATATTACCAGTGTGTTGTTGTGAGGTTGTTCGATTCCTTCTGCATCCTCATCATTGAAAGACAACGTATCATCTGGTAAGTAATCCCGAGTACGTTTCTCCCTTGTGGTTGTCACTTTGGTGCGTTTGAATATCGAACCTTGAGGAACATCGACCCCACCAACAATCATATGAATCACGTGATGCAGTTCTTCCTGTTCGTTTTTCCTATTTGCGTCCCTATCTTTGAAGTGATTTTTATCTCAGTcactcaagaactctcaaagGTGACCTTCATTAAATAaacgagctacctcctcccttaacTGTCTGTAGTCTTTGGTGTTGTGACCATAGGTTCCATGGTACTTGCACATTtgatttggattcctttgagCTGGATCGGTCTGTAGGGGTCTGGGCCACCTAGTATCCTTGATTCGTCCAATGGCTGACACGATACCTGAagcatcgacgttgaagttgtatttcgaTAACCGTGATGCTTCTTTAGGCTAAACATGTTTATCGAAGCCATTCTTACTCATAAGCCCTCGGgaattttgacctcgatcatttcgAAAAGGATTACGTCCCGGTCCGTTGTTTCTACGATCTGTGGTATATGATTGGTACCGATCTCTGTTCGATCAGGGCTCTCTATCGCTGTCTCTTTGAATCCTGCCTTCGGATCTATTTGGGTAAATGGAACCAGATGGGGCTCCCAACTGATCATCCTCGActctgatctttgattgatatcgATTATCCATATCGGCCCAGGTCACCGctggatattcaatcaaattctgCTTTAGTTGATGTGATGATACCGAACCCCGCTCATTCAAACCCTGAGTAAAGGCTTGGAAAGCCCAATCATTGGTAATCGGGGGTAGGTCCATGCGTTCTATATGAAATCGAGATACAAATTCCCTTAGAATTTCATTGTCCTTTTGTCTCACTTTGAAGAGATCTGGCTTCCTAGTCGCAACCTTTATTgctccggcatgtgcctttacaaaCGAATCAACAAGCATGGCAAAAGAATCGATGGAATTGGGCggcaaattgtggtaccatattATTGCCCCTTTCGATaaagtttctccaaattttttcaaCAGCACAGATTCAATTTCATCGTCTTCTAAGTCATTCCTTTTATTGTGCATGTATAAGAAGTGACCTACTCATTAGGATTAGTGGTTTCATTGTACTTGGGAATTTCTGGCATGTGAAATTTCTTCGGAATgagcttcggagccgcacttggtGGGAAAGGCTTATGTATGAACTTTTTCAAATTTAAACCCTCCAGAatcgggggtgcccccggtaATTGATCAACCCGTGAGTTGTACGtttctatatttttatctttagccTCAATTTCTTTTCTCCTAATTCAATCCAtttggtgagctcctcgagcatcttcatgatggCGGGGTCGCTTCCCGATCCATTATCATTCAATCTCTCTTATACAGGTTCGACCCTATGAACAACTTCCTGTGATGTATCGAGTTCGATTCTGTTTGGTGCTCGATTCCGATTTTGGAGTTGCGCTATCACAGCCTGTCGAGTTTGTAACATGTCAAATATCATTTGAAGGCTAATCCCGCCTTTTTCACCACTCTGTGCATTCTGATCGGCTGCCTGGGCGTCTCTGTGGACGCTATTTTCAGGGTTGGTGCCAAAATCTCCACGAATGGCGACTCAAGAACTGATATCGACTTGATCTAGGGCATGTGGTACATACAGATTGATTGGAGGTACTCTGTTACCCGGGGCGACCATGTGCTCATTCTCGCCATGAAGACCAAGGCTGATATCTCTATGAGTGGGTActgcttgagagtttgacatgttgattcctGAAACCAAAAACACTTACGAGAACAAACGTAAAAATAGTGTATGCTATGAAGGTTAATATTAAGCAATCACTATTAtgcttagccccatggtgggcgccaaacttttACCCGGCTTTGGTACGTAATAAAGCTCTCGAGCTTGTATGCCCTCGAACAAATTAATGCTGGAATAGTAAAAGACACAATAAGCTAATGAACAAGAATGTAAGCTGAAaatattatattgctttgatattaGTGAATGTAAGGTGGTTACAAATGATTAGGGTCCTCGTTATATAGAAGAGGAGTCCTAGTTATAGCACAATTCTtattacggaagtaaatcccatgattagcctaAACAATCGTGTgaggccccggaaaattttgccaagtaatttaagatttcgtagtgccaaggtaggctaattattttattttgtgtgcaaatgaggattcatgatataatggataccaattggatatgttaataagcgtataagtcatattataagtgaattGAGGTCTAaagagaggcctaagtctaagccaagttggaaaatttcataatagactaaagttgtaaatgagtgcgcacaagacctcactttggacaatcatatctccagttatataaggagttgtgtgatgcaaaatctatcaaattaaagccctttgagtctagtttccaactcatcaaaccgtttgtcatgtggaggtgtatacagaaagttaggaccattttactgggcatgtgtcatTAGCGCGGCCGCGCATATTGCGAAGTATTCTGCCTCGTTTGCGCGGCCTTAGTGCGGCCTTAGCACGGGAGCGCTAGTAGCAGACCCATAAATACAACCTAAGGACGGGAAAGGAgaggatttaagtcatttttcaagactagggcatcctctccatcACCCATCCGGTCAAGGCTTCAATTACatacctaaggtgagtttttaagtgtgttttcatggcgATTTCAcctctcaatcactagttacaacatgattttgattggattttataggatttcttcaaaatctcaagaacaccccaaagttgtctttcaagatttggtctacaagaggtaatcttttacctttagacttacatatatggagttattatggaattatgagtataaatcaagtattgtaactcatgggatggtgattgaaAGCCATAgatgcctaacctaggttgtgttggtattgtagagattgtgagatgggttattgatgtaTGATTCttggtgtaatagtattatgtatacatgcatgtacaaattaggtttgtgggaaaattgttgaatataaataagtaaagattgggttggggaaatgaaagaaatcttgttaaagagatttgaaatcaagatgctcaactagtgtttgataaaattctcaaatgagctagaattatgaatatcttcctaatttgtgttcaattttgttatgtctcaaaatagattgaagttgctagaatttccggaatatcATAGTAATTAAAGGAAAGCTCAGGAAAGGTAtgtaggctaaactttctctctcggaagtgaattccatattgttTCGTAAGTTTAAGTGTGGTTTGTTTACCAAAATGGTATGGACTTGAGTCACATTTTAAATGGAAGTTAGTATACTTATTGGGTAAGAAGAATTCGATCTGCTTAATGCTCCTAGTTGCTCTTATGTGTACAAAATGTCTTGATTGAATATGTCTTGTTGTTTATAGCCTATAAAGAtgcttgaaaaataaaataagtgaATTGTGAATGTGTTAAAGATTATGTAATAGGCCTCGACCCGACAGTTATGAACTAACTTCAAAGATAGAATTGCCTAAGAGCTCTTGTGCTCAATTCACGCCCTTAAGTGGCTATTTATCACTATTGCTTTGATTTATAAGTATATCCGGTGTGATTCAAGATCTTACATATCTATGTGTTTAAACTGTGCAACGTCATTTCTGGGAAGGAGTATTGCAAGATAAAATGGTGTATTGTTGTTAGTGATTTCAATGTGAGTTTTTATTGCTTGTTGGTGTGCCCATTCCTTTGggaagaatcctttgtgtttaaagttccattgctaataaacttgaggtgtatggTTTCGGAAATACTCtatatgcccatgattcatgtttcctctcatgtgtacttgacatcttgacTTGCATGACTTGTTGTTAAAATTGATATCGATGTGAAACatgtgaaatatgaaatacggccaCCGTGCCAGGAATAAAGAATCTTGTGAATGGCCAAATGAGCCAAGGAAATACTGTTGTTGTTGGTGACTGGAAATACTAATTGGAATCTATAAAATGTGAAAGATATTGAGGTAAGCATAATTGTATTCATGCTATATTTGAATCCttgtatttatactacaattgtgtACAATATCCAatcaaatcaaaaaaatatttttgggagtatcattagcaaaacCGAGGAAGGGAGGGTCATAAGGCTCATacctgaaactacacgtgccggtgtaggggtggattgtggttattccccttaattgggatgaactTGGTAATATTTGTGAATTGGTAATGCCAACCCACACGGCATATGGGGGaaggcagcctagccgatcgggccgttatcggacaccatgccgcacacatggtggtattgtgctgggaATCAAAAACTGGAAATTTAAAACTAgaaattgtgattgtggtacATGTCTCCAACGGGACGACCTagtcgatcgggccgtgatcggactccgtgcaAACAAAGACGGTGGTATAACTCATATCAGCATtaatgatctcccaaccaaaaaaaattatatatattattttattttattttatttttgtaaactaGAAGACTTACATGTTGCAAATTGGAAGCTTGTATGTTGTTGACTCGACTTTTTGTTTCATGTTTCTTTGTTTGTATGGTTATTCTATTCTGGAAGAGGACTTTTAACCTTAAATACTAGTGTTATTCGACGgcgctaacgtcccttttgtcgggggcggtGTATCGTTTAATGATACAGGTGGTTCCACAGCAGGCGGCATCGTCCAGTGATAGCGGTATTCTCTTCCcagcagtcttggtgagccccactccaCTCCGGGGTCATTTCACatatcttttgttcattttcccatcacgttttgaggtatagccggagccttattGCCGGCGTTTCCCTATTACTCGtctattgtatttagaggctccgtagatatgtttgtgggtggtggttgatgttgggagTACAGACTAGAAATGTTAGTACTTGATAAACATGTTTCTCATTAAActtgtaaacttgtaatatttttgaaaactttaaACGAAGTCATTAACGGAAATGAAATGAAAGTTTCTAATGGAAGATTGCTTAAtgttttgataaagtgggttaacattccctctttattcatgaactagtttgggtagaatgaaatctaataggcttgctcagtcgggtttactcggttgagcgccggtcgtgtTCCAcgatttttggggcgtgacaaatcGCCCTTGATTTGATCCGTTCCGGGATCTCCGCCGTGATGTTTGACCCGTTACGGATGTTTCGCTTTTCTATTACTGCGCTTTGCTCGAAGTCTGTTATAGTTGGTCTCGAACGCTGCTGGCCTCGATCTCGACAGGCAACTCGATCCTCGAATTGGCTACCTTATCTTCGCGTTCTGGTCTGAACCATTACGAGGCCGACCCTCGATCAAATTCCGTGGTCTCAATCAAATAGCACAATCGGGTATgcccgattttaaccgtataTAAAATCATTGTTGTAAATTACCCCTACTTCAAAAAAATATTGCACAAAATTGTTCAATTTATTCCACTGAGGGACTTGT comes from the Nicotiana sylvestris chromosome 4, ASM39365v2, whole genome shotgun sequence genome and includes:
- the LOC138889773 gene encoding uncharacterized protein encodes the protein MHNKRNDLEDDEIESVLLKKFGETLSKGAIIWYHNLPPNSIDSFAMLVDSFVKAHAGAIKVATRKPDLFKVRQKDNEILREFVSRFHIERMDLPPITNDWAFQAFTQGLNERGSVSSHQLKQNLIEYPAVTWADMDNRYQSKIRVEDDQLGAPSGSIYPNRSEGRIQRDSDREP